In Candidatus Bathyarchaeota archaeon, a single genomic region encodes these proteins:
- a CDS encoding 4Fe-4S binding protein: protein MQFTSFLLIYSIILGVSPIPILLPVLSSMGAQSKVVGEAFAALQYMLYETVFPWFPIAIFLLFSVFLGRALCGWVCPFGFIQDLMSYVKRRHMEVSLDSHRTFVKIKYILLGIILFISITVSISLVSSPSAGKSYTDALGIFSEAPFNVLSPSDTLFAVLPRMFLNLRYAVYKQSFWEIVAGIATFSPLLWARLIIFFGVMILAAYVPRSWCKYFCPNGALMAILSRFSLLGLKREPTKCTKAGCRICVEACPMNVRITELPWEKFNDPECIYCLKCVDACPTKALKPKFP, encoded by the coding sequence GTGCAGTTCACCTCTTTTCTTCTAATTTATTCCATCATACTTGGAGTAAGCCCCATTCCAATTTTGCTTCCAGTTCTCTCAAGTATGGGTGCTCAATCAAAGGTTGTCGGAGAAGCATTTGCAGCACTTCAATACATGCTTTATGAAACAGTCTTCCCATGGTTTCCAATAGCGATCTTTCTGCTCTTCTCCGTATTTTTGGGAAGGGCACTATGCGGCTGGGTTTGCCCCTTCGGTTTCATTCAGGATTTGATGAGTTACGTAAAACGTAGACATATGGAGGTTTCGCTTGACAGCCACAGAACCTTTGTGAAAATTAAGTATATACTTCTAGGTATAATTCTGTTCATCAGCATAACGGTGTCCATTTCGCTTGTTAGCTCTCCTTCTGCAGGCAAAAGTTATACTGACGCTCTAGGAATTTTCTCTGAAGCTCCCTTCAATGTTCTTAGTCCTTCAGACACTCTGTTTGCCGTTTTACCTAGAATGTTCCTGAACCTACGTTACGCGGTCTATAAGCAAAGTTTCTGGGAAATAGTTGCCGGAATAGCAACCTTCTCGCCGCTTCTCTGGGCTCGGCTCATTATTTTCTTTGGAGTTATGATATTAGCCGCTTATGTTCCAAGAAGCTGGTGCAAATACTTCTGTCCAAATGGCGCTTTAATGGCAATACTTTCACGCTTCAGCCTTTTAGGTTTAAAGAGAGAACCAACAAAATGCACAAAGGCCGGATGCAGAATATGCGTAGAAGCATGCCCAATGAACGTTAGAATAACAGAACTTCCATGGGAAAAATTCAACGATCCAGAGTGCATTTACTGCCTAAAATGCGTCGACGCATGTCCAACAAAAGCATTGAAACCGAAATTCCCATAA
- a CDS encoding TldD/PmbA family protein: MEELNPEKLLEMGKKAVEKAVKYGANEAEAFLSEGFESSVEIERGQIVGAMSRKEHGLGLRAVYNNAIGFAYTTILDEKSITETIERAVKFAKANKPDENWPGFPSSKEFPSVENIYDKRITEMSPQELISNASLMLETATAYDRRVLPIGGTVQASYICQAIVNSSGVEAWDMGTGIGCYLVTIAREGSEVTPVCFEYNAERIFKVDPEWVGKEAAKIAVSLLKARKIESGKYTLILNEVALASLLYYTLISAIKADAVQREQSALKGKIGQKVASETLTIQDDGRLEGGLNSSKFDGEGVPTQRTLLIEKGVLKNFLYDSYTAKKDGVESTGNSYRGGLTAYRTTPTLEATNFVISTGNSSKEQLIEEVEDGLLVFGVQGAHSSNPATGEFSVVATPAWKVEKGEIAYPVKGAMLAGSIYEALENVSVLGREPRKIERLVSPWIRIENIRVVG, from the coding sequence GTGGAAGAGCTTAATCCTGAAAAACTATTGGAAATGGGGAAGAAAGCCGTTGAAAAAGCAGTAAAATATGGAGCAAACGAAGCGGAAGCCTTCCTAAGCGAAGGATTTGAAAGCTCAGTAGAAATAGAAAGAGGCCAAATAGTTGGTGCCATGAGCAGAAAAGAACATGGACTTGGCTTACGTGCCGTATACAACAACGCGATTGGTTTTGCCTACACAACGATTTTAGATGAAAAATCAATAACTGAAACTATTGAGAGAGCAGTAAAATTTGCTAAGGCAAATAAACCAGATGAAAATTGGCCAGGTTTTCCATCCTCGAAGGAATTTCCAAGTGTAGAAAATATTTACGACAAAAGAATAACGGAGATGTCTCCTCAAGAACTAATCTCCAATGCCTCTTTAATGCTGGAAACAGCCACCGCTTATGATAGGAGAGTTTTGCCCATAGGCGGCACAGTACAGGCATCCTACATTTGTCAAGCAATAGTTAACTCTAGCGGAGTTGAAGCATGGGATATGGGAACGGGAATTGGCTGCTACTTAGTTACAATCGCACGTGAAGGTTCAGAAGTTACTCCGGTTTGCTTCGAATATAACGCTGAGAGAATTTTTAAAGTTGACCCAGAATGGGTTGGAAAGGAAGCGGCAAAAATTGCTGTTTCCTTATTGAAAGCAAGGAAAATTGAAAGCGGCAAATACACCCTTATACTAAATGAGGTAGCCCTCGCATCACTGTTATATTACACTTTAATCAGCGCTATTAAGGCAGATGCTGTTCAAAGGGAACAATCAGCCCTAAAAGGGAAAATAGGGCAAAAAGTTGCCTCTGAAACCCTAACAATCCAAGATGACGGAAGACTCGAAGGAGGATTAAACTCATCAAAATTTGACGGAGAAGGAGTTCCAACCCAAAGAACACTACTTATCGAGAAAGGAGTGCTAAAAAACTTCCTTTACGACAGCTACACAGCCAAGAAAGACGGAGTTGAAAGCACGGGCAACTCGTACAGGGGAGGCCTAACCGCCTACAGGACAACTCCAACCCTGGAAGCAACAAACTTTGTGATTTCTACGGGAAATTCGTCAAAGGAACAGCTTATTGAAGAAGTAGAGGACGGTCTCCTAGTTTTCGGAGTTCAAGGTGCACATAGCAGTAATCCTGCAACTGGGGAATTCAGCGTTGTAGCTACTCCTGCTTGGAAGGTGGAGAAGGGAGAAATAGCTTATCCAGTAAAAGGAGCAATGCTTGCAGGAAGCATATACGAAGCATTAGAGAATGTTTCAGTGCTTGGAAGGGAACCTAGGAAAATAGAAAGATTGGTTTCACCGTGGATTCGAATTGAAAACATTAGAGTTGTCGGCTAA
- a CDS encoding TldD/PmbA family protein yields MKDELVRVVDVGRRLGAEYVEVRMQEFFRTSLTTKDGRVEAAREGMDYGAAVRVLVNGAWGFATVSGLEAEMMDEAVKKACSMAKASAEKLKSPIKLAEVKPIEDRVVVKPKKNPKEVPIEEKMKLILALDKTIFDYDSRIKSCTIDYLDITGTSYFANSDGAYIEQSKLYVWSRILATAKEGDILTYGREEIGSTAGLEVFDENPPEDIGRMIGKRVIDQLKAELPKGGRFPAIIGPNVIGVFIHEAFGHLAEADLTLSGSVLVDKFKKKIASEAVNVYDDGTIEGAFGSFKYDDEGVPAQKTLLIKEGVVVGLMTNRETASKLGLPPTGNARAESFRHKPIIRMRNTYLAPGDRSFEELLEGIKFGYYLKSFRGGQANLDGTFQVGIQEAYEIVNGEIGKPVRNLSISGNTLETLQKVEAVGKDFELWPGRCGKDGQTAFICDGGPHARVKEVIIGGRA; encoded by the coding sequence TTGAAGGATGAACTGGTAAGAGTAGTTGATGTTGGAAGGAGACTGGGCGCAGAATATGTCGAAGTTAGGATGCAAGAATTTTTCAGAACTTCTTTAACGACTAAAGATGGAAGAGTTGAGGCGGCAAGGGAAGGAATGGATTACGGCGCTGCGGTGAGAGTTCTTGTGAATGGAGCGTGGGGATTTGCAACTGTTAGCGGTCTAGAAGCAGAAATGATGGATGAAGCAGTTAAAAAAGCCTGCAGCATGGCTAAAGCGTCCGCTGAAAAGCTTAAGTCTCCAATAAAACTTGCGGAAGTCAAGCCTATAGAGGACAGAGTTGTTGTTAAGCCTAAGAAAAACCCTAAAGAAGTTCCAATAGAGGAGAAAATGAAGTTAATCCTAGCCTTGGACAAGACGATTTTTGATTACGACTCTAGGATCAAAAGCTGCACAATAGACTATTTAGACATAACTGGAACCAGCTACTTCGCTAACAGCGACGGAGCATACATTGAACAAAGCAAACTTTACGTTTGGTCGAGGATTTTAGCTACAGCAAAAGAGGGAGACATTTTAACTTATGGCCGGGAAGAAATAGGTTCAACTGCTGGGCTTGAAGTTTTCGACGAAAACCCTCCCGAAGACATTGGTAGAATGATAGGGAAAAGGGTGATTGACCAGCTTAAAGCCGAACTTCCGAAAGGAGGGAGATTTCCGGCAATAATAGGGCCAAATGTCATTGGAGTATTCATTCATGAAGCATTTGGCCACCTTGCAGAAGCAGACTTAACGCTTTCCGGCTCGGTTCTTGTTGACAAGTTCAAGAAGAAAATAGCGTCGGAAGCGGTAAATGTTTACGACGACGGCACGATTGAAGGAGCTTTTGGCTCGTTTAAATATGATGATGAAGGAGTCCCAGCTCAGAAGACTCTCCTAATAAAGGAAGGAGTAGTTGTCGGACTAATGACAAACCGTGAAACAGCAAGCAAGCTTGGATTACCTCCAACTGGAAACGCAAGAGCCGAAAGTTTCCGTCATAAACCAATTATAAGAATGCGAAACACCTACCTAGCCCCTGGAGACCGCTCCTTCGAAGAACTCTTAGAGGGAATAAAGTTTGGTTATTACTTGAAGAGCTTTAGAGGGGGACAAGCTAATCTCGACGGAACATTCCAGGTGGGCATACAAGAAGCGTATGAAATAGTAAATGGAGAAATAGGCAAGCCTGTTAGAAACCTTTCAATAAGCGGGAACACTCTTGAAACCCTTCAGAAGGTTGAAGCTGTAGGAAAAGACTTTGAACTTTGGCCTGGAAGATGCGGGAAAGACGGGCAAACAGCGTTTATTTGCGATGGAGGCCCACACGCAAGAGTTAAAGAGGTGATTATAGGTGGAAGAGCTTAA
- a CDS encoding translation initiation factor, whose translation MADICPVCGLPKDICVCGEIGKEQQRIRVRLETRKWGKPMTIIEGINSKDISLSRLAQKMKSYCACGGTAKNNQILLQGDQREKAKEYLIKMGYPEENIEVQ comes from the coding sequence ATGGCGGACATTTGCCCAGTTTGCGGTCTTCCAAAGGACATCTGCGTCTGCGGAGAAATAGGCAAAGAACAGCAAAGAATTCGAGTTCGTTTAGAAACAAGAAAATGGGGCAAACCCATGACCATAATTGAGGGAATAAACAGCAAAGACATAAGTCTAAGCCGACTGGCCCAAAAAATGAAATCGTACTGCGCATGTGGAGGAACAGCCAAAAACAACCAAATTCTACTTCAAGGGGATCAGCGGGAAAAGGCGAAAGAATATCTAATAAAAATGGGATATCCGGAGGAAAACATAGAAGTTCAATAA
- a CDS encoding transcription initiation factor IIB — MRKKEKRKIRQQMFAEKCPECGSTNLIQDFDTGEIICGSCGLVIREQEMDKGPEWRAFTQEEKESRSRVGVPTSFSVHDKGLSTAISHVDRDAFGRKLPLSTRLQMWRLRKWQIRSRVHSSIDRNLAQAMAELDRLSDKVHIPSAVKERAAVIYRKALDKGLVRGRSIAAIAAAALYAACRATKTPRTLREIAEASLVDKKDVARCYRLLLRELEVQMPIADPLVYVSKIAEKTGISGKTQGLAIEILREAKKRGAAAGKDPMGLAAAALYIACLKNNEKKTQKDIAEAAGVTEVTVRNRYKTLKRQLGLEIPD; from the coding sequence ATGAGGAAAAAGGAAAAAAGAAAGATTCGACAACAAATGTTTGCGGAGAAATGCCCAGAATGCGGTAGCACAAACCTTATTCAAGATTTTGACACTGGGGAGATAATCTGCGGTTCATGCGGATTAGTCATAAGAGAGCAGGAAATGGATAAGGGACCGGAATGGAGAGCCTTCACCCAAGAGGAGAAAGAATCAAGAAGCCGAGTTGGAGTTCCAACTTCATTTTCAGTTCATGATAAGGGTTTATCAACTGCAATAAGTCATGTTGACCGCGACGCATTTGGAAGGAAACTTCCATTGTCAACGAGACTTCAAATGTGGAGACTGCGAAAATGGCAGATAAGATCTAGAGTTCACTCCTCAATAGACCGCAACCTAGCCCAAGCGATGGCGGAACTTGACAGACTGTCGGATAAGGTTCACATCCCAAGCGCAGTTAAGGAGAGAGCCGCAGTAATTTACAGAAAGGCATTAGATAAGGGACTCGTTAGAGGACGTTCAATAGCCGCTATAGCTGCAGCCGCACTTTATGCGGCATGCAGAGCAACAAAAACTCCTAGAACCTTAAGGGAGATAGCTGAAGCCAGCTTAGTTGACAAGAAGGATGTTGCAAGATGCTACAGACTTTTGCTAAGGGAGCTTGAAGTGCAAATGCCAATAGCGGATCCTCTGGTGTACGTTTCAAAGATTGCGGAAAAAACTGGGATTTCAGGAAAAACGCAGGGTTTGGCCATAGAAATTCTCAGAGAAGCAAAGAAGAGGGGGGCGGCGGCTGGAAAAGACCCTATGGGGCTTGCTGCAGCCGCGCTTTACATTGCTTGCTTAAAGAACAATGAAAAGAAGACTCAGAAAGATATTGCTGAAGCTGCTGGTGTTACGGAAGTTACTGTTAGAAATCGTTACAAGACTTTGAAGAGACAGTTAGGACTGGAAATTCCAGACTAA